A region from the Thermanaeromonas toyohensis ToBE genome encodes:
- a CDS encoding M20 metallopeptidase family protein: MEKELIDSLWEKYKEKIVELRRRLHRYPERAFQEERTAAAVEEVLKACQPIEIKRVAGTGVTALLNGGAQGSGRTLALRADMDALPLSEKTGLPYASERPGLMHACGHDAHVAMLAGAALILADMRESWSGRVRLIFQPAEEEIGGAQPMIEAGILNSPPVEAIMALHLWPDLPLGQVGLRDGALMASNDRFRIWVQGQATHGATPEKGVDALLVGAQIAISLQHLISRETPALDTAVISLGVFRAGTTYNIVSGEAELEGSLRTLDPTLRAKLKKRIKEMAEGIAGAYGARAEVDYLCGFPVTVNAPDFNRVVARAAAQILGPESIVWLEKPAMVSEDFSHFLERVPGAMVFLGCGNLVGKTYPLHHECFQFNEEVLEYGTKLLVATVGEYLPAASSHKVFL; encoded by the coding sequence ATGGAGAAGGAGCTTATTGATAGCCTGTGGGAAAAATATAAGGAGAAAATAGTGGAGCTTAGGCGCCGCCTTCACCGTTATCCTGAGAGAGCCTTCCAGGAAGAACGAACGGCCGCGGCTGTGGAAGAGGTACTCAAGGCCTGCCAGCCGATAGAGATAAAGCGCGTGGCTGGTACAGGAGTTACAGCTCTCCTAAATGGAGGTGCTCAAGGGTCGGGGCGCACCCTTGCCCTACGGGCGGATATGGATGCCCTGCCCTTGAGTGAAAAAACGGGTCTACCCTATGCTTCAGAGCGGCCGGGCCTTATGCATGCCTGTGGACATGATGCCCATGTGGCCATGCTTGCCGGAGCCGCCCTGATTCTGGCAGATATGCGGGAAAGTTGGAGCGGGAGGGTGCGGCTTATCTTCCAGCCCGCCGAAGAGGAAATTGGCGGTGCCCAGCCGATGATAGAGGCTGGTATACTTAATTCCCCACCGGTGGAGGCTATTATGGCCTTGCACTTATGGCCAGATCTCCCTTTAGGCCAGGTGGGTTTACGGGATGGGGCCCTTATGGCTTCCAATGACCGTTTCCGCATATGGGTACAAGGCCAGGCTACCCATGGGGCCACGCCTGAAAAAGGGGTAGATGCCCTTTTAGTAGGTGCCCAAATAGCCATAAGCCTCCAGCATCTAATAAGCAGGGAAACCCCGGCCCTGGACACGGCTGTAATTTCCCTAGGGGTTTTCCGGGCCGGGACGACTTACAACATCGTATCGGGTGAGGCCGAACTAGAAGGCAGCCTGCGGACTCTAGATCCTACATTGCGGGCCAAACTAAAAAAGCGGATTAAAGAGATGGCAGAAGGAATAGCCGGGGCTTACGGTGCCCGGGCGGAGGTAGACTATCTATGTGGCTTCCCTGTTACAGTAAATGCTCCAGATTTCAATCGGGTAGTGGCCAGAGCGGCGGCTCAAATTTTGGGGCCGGAAAGTATAGTTTGGCTAGAGAAGCCGGCCATGGTTTCCGAGGATTTCTCTCATTTTTTAGAACGAGTTCCAGGCGCCATGGTTTTCTTGGGCTGTGGAAATCTGGTAGGGAAAACTTATCCATTGCACCATGAGTGCTTCCAGTTTAACGAAGAGGTACTGGAATACGGGACCAAACTCTTGGTGGCTACAGTGGGGGAATATCTACCTGCTGCTTCTTCCCATAAAGTCTTCCTTTAG
- a CDS encoding fumarylacetoacetate hydrolase family protein: protein MTEKAKFVRFLANGQPLYGRLEGEVVIALEGDLFNGYREKRETYYLKEVKLLAPCQPSKAVCVGLNYRSHAAEMKQPLPEEPVLFLKPSTSLIGPEEEIIYWPGIGRLDFEAELAVVIGKACHQVKEEEAQQYILGYTIANDVTARDLQKKDGQWTRAKSFDTFLPLGPYIVTGVEPDDLLIQARLNGELKQNSRTSQLIFSVPYLVSFISQVMTLLPGDVILTGTPEGVGPMQVGDTIEIYIEELGSLTNKVAAPKD, encoded by the coding sequence GTGACAGAAAAGGCGAAATTTGTCCGGTTTTTAGCCAACGGCCAACCCTTATATGGTCGCCTGGAAGGTGAGGTAGTCATAGCTTTGGAAGGTGATCTTTTTAATGGTTACCGGGAGAAACGGGAGACTTATTATCTTAAGGAGGTGAAACTTCTTGCGCCTTGCCAGCCCAGCAAGGCAGTATGTGTAGGGCTCAATTATCGGAGTCATGCGGCGGAAATGAAACAGCCCCTTCCTGAAGAGCCTGTGCTTTTCCTTAAGCCTTCCACTAGCCTTATAGGCCCCGAAGAGGAGATAATTTATTGGCCGGGTATAGGAAGGCTGGACTTTGAAGCAGAATTGGCGGTAGTTATTGGAAAAGCTTGCCATCAAGTCAAGGAAGAAGAGGCGCAGCAATACATTTTAGGTTACACTATAGCCAATGACGTTACCGCTCGGGACCTACAGAAAAAGGACGGGCAATGGACCAGAGCCAAATCCTTCGACACTTTTTTGCCCCTGGGCCCTTACATAGTTACTGGGGTAGAACCCGATGATCTTTTGATCCAGGCGCGGCTCAACGGCGAACTCAAGCAGAACAGTAGGACTTCCCAGCTTATCTTTTCTGTACCCTATCTAGTGAGCTTTATTTCCCAAGTAATGACTTTGTTACCTGGGGACGTGATCTTAACAGGCACCCCAGAGGGAGTAGGACCTATGCAGGTGGGGGATACCATTGAGATATATATCGAGGAGCTGGGTTCCCTGACCAATAAAGTGGCTGCGCCTAAGGACTAA
- a CDS encoding DNA methyltransferase, with protein MVYEKGPKDGRCELIYQGKAWPQDILENTPAAVLEPLRTLGGNPSCATAGWSNMLILGDNLPVLKTLLEMKEKGTLRDSRGQPGITLIYIDPPFSSRQEYRASSGIKAYEDTLTGPAFVEFLRRRLLFLRELLTEDGSIYVHLDERKSHYIKVIMDEIFGEENFQREIIWRIGWVSGFKTRAKNWIRNHDVILFYTKSRNFYFHKLYLPYPPGYRRRDGQPPRGKGYPLEDTWNCYPQDRLDSIQIMSFSGEKTGFPTQKNEKLLERIILASSRKGDLVLDAFCGSGTALSVAEKLGRRWIGIDNSEVAVQIAENRLLTLRRNIGNTGERLKPRPFTLYSTYVR; from the coding sequence ATGGTATACGAAAAAGGGCCAAAAGACGGACGGTGCGAGCTTATCTATCAAGGAAAGGCCTGGCCGCAGGATATTCTGGAAAATACCCCGGCAGCTGTGTTAGAGCCTTTACGCACCTTAGGAGGTAACCCCAGCTGCGCTACCGCAGGTTGGAGCAACATGCTTATTCTAGGGGACAACCTCCCCGTTCTTAAAACCTTGCTCGAAATGAAGGAAAAGGGGACCCTTAGGGACAGCCGCGGCCAGCCAGGTATAACCCTCATTTACATCGACCCGCCTTTTTCTTCCCGGCAGGAATATAGGGCCAGTAGCGGAATTAAAGCCTATGAAGATACCCTTACGGGTCCCGCCTTTGTGGAATTCTTACGCCGGCGGCTTCTCTTCTTGCGGGAACTTTTAACCGAGGACGGAAGCATATACGTACACCTAGATGAAAGGAAAAGCCATTACATAAAGGTGATTATGGATGAAATTTTTGGAGAGGAAAATTTCCAGCGGGAGATCATATGGCGTATAGGGTGGGTATCTGGGTTTAAAACCCGAGCTAAAAACTGGATTCGTAACCATGACGTAATCCTTTTCTACACTAAGTCGCGGAATTTTTACTTCCACAAGCTGTATTTGCCATACCCGCCGGGATACCGGCGACGGGATGGCCAGCCTCCTCGGGGTAAAGGTTACCCCCTCGAAGATACTTGGAACTGCTATCCCCAGGACCGATTGGATTCCATTCAGATCATGAGCTTTTCCGGTGAAAAGACCGGTTTCCCCACCCAGAAAAATGAAAAGCTCCTAGAAAGAATCATACTGGCCTCTTCCCGGAAAGGAGATCTCGTCCTGGACGCCTTTTGCGGCTCAGGAACAGCTTTAAGCGTGGCCGAAAAGCTGGGCCGCCGGTGGATCGGTATCGATAATAGCGAAGTGGCTGTTCAAATCGCCGAAAACAGGCTCTTAACCCTTCGACGGAACATCGGAAACACTGGGGAAAGGCTTAAGCCCCGACCCTTCACCCTTTACTCCACCTACGTGCGCTAA
- the ndk gene encoding nucleoside-diphosphate kinase encodes MVVDKERTFCMIKPEGVARGLVGEILTRIEHKGYRIVALKMLRLTREMAEKHYAEHREKPFFRELVEHITSGPVIAMVLEGPGVISGLRKLMGATNPQEAAPGTIRGDYALETGQNIIHGADSLASAEREINLYFRPEEIMG; translated from the coding sequence ATGGTAGTGGATAAGGAACGGACTTTTTGTATGATAAAACCTGAAGGCGTGGCCCGCGGATTGGTAGGCGAGATATTAACTCGTATCGAGCATAAAGGCTATCGTATTGTAGCTTTAAAAATGCTACGCTTGACGCGGGAGATGGCTGAAAAACATTATGCTGAGCACCGGGAGAAGCCTTTTTTCCGTGAACTCGTTGAGCATATAACTTCCGGCCCGGTAATAGCTATGGTCCTAGAGGGGCCAGGGGTGATTTCAGGCCTGCGCAAACTCATGGGGGCTACCAACCCCCAGGAAGCAGCTCCGGGCACCATACGAGGAGATTATGCTCTAGAGACGGGCCAGAACATCATTCATGGGGCTGATTCCTTGGCAAGTGCAGAAAGGGAGATAAACCTATATTTCCGGCCAGAGGAAATCATGGGCTGA
- the ftsH gene encoding ATP-dependent zinc metalloprotease FtsH — MNRVFKNLAVYLLIVLLAVSILRISTPVERATEELDFTKFYQLIDQGQVQEVTITPEKEIFKITGTLKNGTKFSVNAPASPALIERLASKGVPTKTLPAPEPPWWTNFLGSLLPILLLVGLVFFMMQQTQGGGSRVMQFGRSRARLHTPDDKRRITFDDVAGVDEVKEELQEIVEFLKNPRKFNELGARIPKGVLLYGPPGTGKTLLARAVAGEAGVPFFSISGSDFVEMFVGVGASRVRDLFEQAKKNAPCIVFIDEIDAVGRQRGAGLGGGHDEREQTLNQLLVEMDGFNPNEGIIIIAATNRPDILDPALLRPGRFDRQIVVDVPDINGRKEILKVHVRGKPLDASVDLDVLARRTPGFTGADLANLVNEAALLAARRGKKKIGMQEMEEAIERVIAGPEKKSRVISEYEKRLVAYHEAGHALLGHYLPHTDPLHKVSIIPRGRAGGYTLLLPKEDRRYMTKSQIIDQITMLLGGRVAEALVLKEVSTGAQNDLERATELVRKMITEFGMSDELGPLTFGRKQETPFLGRDLARDRNYSEAVAFSIDKEARRIIDECYSRAEKILKEHMEELHIVAKALMEKETLEAEEFTALIEEYNRSRTATGGGGQAAVSITPGVTPAFSFKQPQGRSEGLNLLLKLTFQLLCLKGVW, encoded by the coding sequence TTGAACCGTGTTTTTAAAAATCTGGCCGTCTATTTACTAATAGTTTTGCTGGCCGTTTCCATCTTGCGGATTTCGACACCGGTGGAAAGGGCTACGGAGGAGCTAGATTTTACTAAATTTTACCAGTTAATTGATCAAGGACAGGTTCAGGAAGTAACTATAACTCCTGAAAAGGAAATTTTTAAGATAACTGGTACTCTAAAAAACGGGACTAAATTTTCCGTTAACGCTCCAGCTTCGCCGGCTTTGATAGAGCGGCTGGCCAGCAAAGGAGTACCTACCAAGACTTTACCTGCCCCCGAACCCCCCTGGTGGACTAACTTCTTGGGCAGCCTTTTGCCCATCCTTTTGTTGGTGGGCTTGGTATTTTTTATGATGCAGCAGACACAGGGCGGAGGCTCCCGGGTCATGCAGTTTGGCCGGAGCCGGGCTAGACTTCATACGCCCGACGATAAGAGGCGGATTACTTTCGATGATGTGGCAGGCGTAGATGAGGTAAAGGAAGAGCTGCAGGAGATAGTAGAGTTTTTGAAGAACCCCCGCAAGTTCAATGAATTGGGGGCTAGAATACCTAAAGGTGTGCTTCTTTATGGTCCACCCGGTACAGGTAAGACTTTACTTGCCCGGGCTGTGGCCGGGGAAGCAGGGGTGCCCTTCTTTAGCATCAGCGGTTCAGACTTTGTGGAGATGTTTGTAGGTGTAGGGGCTTCCCGGGTGAGGGATCTTTTTGAGCAGGCCAAAAAGAATGCTCCTTGCATCGTTTTTATTGATGAGATCGATGCTGTGGGTCGGCAGCGCGGAGCAGGTCTAGGTGGAGGTCACGATGAGCGCGAGCAGACCTTAAACCAGCTTTTGGTGGAGATGGACGGTTTCAACCCTAACGAGGGTATTATCATCATAGCGGCCACCAACCGGCCTGATATATTAGATCCTGCCTTGCTCCGGCCAGGACGCTTCGATCGGCAGATTGTGGTAGATGTTCCGGATATCAATGGCCGCAAGGAGATTCTTAAGGTACATGTCCGGGGAAAGCCTCTGGATGCCAGTGTGGATCTAGATGTCTTGGCCCGGCGTACGCCTGGTTTCACTGGAGCGGACCTGGCTAATCTGGTAAATGAGGCAGCCTTGCTCGCCGCCCGCCGGGGCAAGAAAAAGATCGGTATGCAGGAGATGGAAGAAGCTATAGAACGGGTAATAGCTGGCCCGGAGAAAAAGTCGCGGGTCATTAGCGAGTATGAGAAGCGGCTAGTAGCCTATCATGAAGCTGGTCACGCCTTGTTAGGGCATTACCTTCCCCATACGGATCCCTTGCATAAAGTTTCCATCATCCCTCGGGGTAGGGCCGGAGGCTATACTTTGCTCCTTCCTAAGGAAGATCGGCGGTATATGACGAAGTCTCAGATAATAGACCAGATAACTATGCTCTTAGGTGGCCGGGTGGCTGAGGCCTTGGTCCTTAAAGAAGTTAGCACTGGTGCCCAGAACGATCTGGAAAGGGCTACTGAGTTGGTACGTAAAATGATTACAGAATTTGGTATGTCTGATGAACTGGGCCCCTTAACCTTTGGACGTAAGCAAGAGACACCTTTCCTCGGTCGGGATCTGGCCCGAGACCGCAATTATAGTGAGGCCGTGGCCTTTTCCATTGATAAGGAAGCCCGGCGTATCATTGATGAATGCTATAGCCGGGCAGAAAAGATCCTCAAAGAGCACATGGAAGAGCTCCATATTGTGGCCAAGGCTTTAATGGAAAAGGAAACCCTAGAGGCCGAGGAATTTACAGCCCTCATTGAAGAATACAACCGCAGCCGCACAGCTACTGGGGGCGGGGGTCAGGCGGCAGTAAGTATAACACCGGGTGTAACCCCAGCCTTTAGTTTTAAACAGCCCCAAGGCCGTAGCGAGGGTTTAAACCTTCTGTTAAAGCTAACCTTTCAACTTCTATGCTTGAAAGGGGTATGGTAG
- the tilS gene encoding tRNA lysidine(34) synthetase TilS: MAALLEQVRLTIQRYKLLDFGEKVVVGVSGGPDSLALLCSLLELQKELGISLHVAHLDHRLRENSAQEAAYVRRLAQQWGLPVTVEARDVRTYQREHKLSLEEAAREVRYRFLREVAGKVGATKIAVGHQADDQAETLLLNLLRGSGLTGLKAMLPHREGIIRPLLFITREEIEAYCRDKGLVPCRDPSNLDPAYRRNKIRQELIPWLAREFNPAIVRVLARTAVLLAEEEAFLEEVTRESLAKVIKEQGRGYLQIEREGLLSLPPALERRVLRAAVLSLGGGVEFYHVEHLRELLRAGSGALTLPQGLQAKVSHGFLLLKEPNVKGEEEILFCHPLKVPGVTPLPEIGRRLRIEILPPPAKVITPPWEAWVDRDKLPGPLWARNWRPGDRFRPLGMKGTKKLQDLFVDAGINTRERRRLPVVVSGENIVWVAGVRLAEDFKITPETRWALHLILEEEALD, translated from the coding sequence ATGGCAGCTCTTCTGGAACAGGTGCGCCTGACTATACAAAGGTATAAGCTGCTAGATTTTGGAGAAAAAGTAGTGGTGGGGGTATCGGGTGGGCCAGATTCCTTGGCCTTGCTTTGCTCTTTGTTAGAACTGCAAAAGGAGTTAGGGATTAGCCTTCACGTAGCCCACCTAGATCATCGTTTGCGAGAAAATTCTGCCCAAGAAGCGGCTTATGTGCGAAGGCTAGCCCAACAATGGGGCCTGCCGGTCACAGTGGAAGCCCGGGATGTGCGTACTTACCAGCGGGAGCACAAGCTTTCTTTGGAAGAAGCTGCGCGGGAAGTGCGCTACCGCTTTTTACGGGAGGTGGCGGGAAAGGTAGGGGCTACTAAAATCGCGGTAGGGCATCAAGCTGATGATCAGGCGGAAACCTTACTTTTAAACTTGCTCCGGGGCAGCGGCCTTACCGGCCTTAAAGCTATGCTCCCTCACCGGGAGGGGATCATCAGGCCGCTGCTTTTTATTACTCGGGAAGAGATCGAAGCCTACTGCCGAGATAAGGGGCTAGTACCCTGCCGCGATCCCAGCAATCTGGATCCGGCTTACCGGAGGAACAAGATCCGGCAGGAACTCATTCCGTGGCTAGCTAGGGAGTTTAATCCTGCTATTGTCCGGGTGCTGGCGCGGACCGCTGTTCTGTTAGCCGAGGAAGAAGCCTTTTTAGAAGAAGTAACCCGGGAAAGCTTGGCCAAAGTTATTAAAGAACAGGGCCGAGGATATTTACAAATAGAGCGGGAAGGGTTGCTCAGTCTACCCCCGGCTTTGGAACGCCGGGTTTTACGGGCCGCGGTATTAAGTTTAGGTGGGGGGGTGGAATTTTATCATGTGGAGCACTTACGAGAGCTTCTACGGGCCGGTTCTGGTGCTTTAACCTTGCCCCAAGGTTTACAGGCTAAGGTCAGCCACGGGTTTTTACTCCTTAAAGAACCTAATGTAAAGGGAGAAGAGGAGATCCTTTTTTGCCATCCCCTTAAGGTACCAGGGGTGACTCCCCTGCCTGAAATAGGTAGACGCCTTCGAATAGAAATATTACCCCCGCCGGCTAAAGTTATTACCCCCCCTTGGGAAGCTTGGGTGGATCGGGATAAACTTCCAGGGCCTTTATGGGCCCGCAACTGGCGGCCTGGTGATCGTTTCCGTCCTTTGGGCATGAAAGGGACAAAGAAACTTCAGGATCTCTTTGTAGATGCTGGTATTAATACACGGGAACGCAGGCGTTTACCTGTTGTGGTTTCCGGAGAGAATATCGTGTGGGTAGCGGGGGTACGACTGGCTGAGGATTTTAAAATAACACCCGAGACCCGCTGGGCCCTTCACCTTATTTTGGAAGAGGAAGCTTTAGATTAA
- a CDS encoding SpoIIE family protein phosphatase yields the protein MSRVGGAEWLGAVAWLGVAFILSRATILAELKPFGPGIVMAVAGLRPRLLWPVVVSAGIGSAWGLPGLDSWIRLATLLSLGVTYTLYRGNRVSRPPGALVALGAATVILVRGLSQVILGPSFYGWMLLIFEALLAAGLALAWSAAAVSRYREEQLLGLGLLALGLLLGLQEWRVGGMSVQSLVGRLFILLAALIGGAGAGAATGAVLGFLPSLTSLTAPALAGLLALVGLTAGAFYNLGKLGVVGGFILAHLLLSSYFLGAEGANLALKESGLVALVVLLLPGSFLKGLTACITNVNNGNIRRENFVIPKRWGQVAAALKRLGESLEAGGNNGTTSLNIALRQIDRLVCHGCPAHKVCWELEGDKLREVLKGLLKKGGPLLVSELPEWLKSRCGKARELAQALAAQPWGCASDKVASPLGLLLGAQFQALARLLEEMVSEASATDEEELDPYFTLEIGYASCARDQDFTCGDSFLSTPLGRGKYLLVLSDGMGAGCEARKESRTAVELLKDLLVAGFPRELALRLVNLVLLLRSPLESFATLDVAVLDLIQGRGMFTKLGACPTFLLRDTQVLTIKPQSLPVGILEDIPVEVVEEELQPGDILVMVSDGVLEAHRDLSEKDKWLVAALRRVSECHPQELAERLLKQAVALAGGHPVDDMSVAVARIQVS from the coding sequence ATGTCGAGGGTTGGGGGAGCTGAGTGGTTGGGGGCCGTGGCTTGGTTAGGAGTAGCCTTTATACTGTCTCGGGCTACTATCCTTGCGGAATTAAAGCCTTTTGGGCCAGGGATAGTCATGGCTGTAGCTGGGCTTAGGCCACGATTATTATGGCCTGTAGTGGTAAGTGCGGGAATAGGGAGCGCTTGGGGCTTGCCTGGCCTGGACAGTTGGATCCGCCTCGCCACCCTCCTCAGTTTGGGGGTTACTTATACATTATACCGAGGAAATAGGGTATCCAGGCCTCCGGGAGCTCTTGTTGCCTTGGGTGCGGCGACTGTCATACTTGTCCGGGGTTTAAGTCAGGTTATTTTAGGGCCTTCCTTTTATGGCTGGATGCTCCTTATTTTTGAGGCTCTTTTGGCGGCTGGACTGGCGCTGGCCTGGAGTGCAGCAGCTGTAAGTCGTTACCGGGAAGAACAACTCCTGGGATTGGGCCTTCTGGCTTTGGGCCTGCTTTTAGGGTTACAAGAATGGCGGGTGGGCGGTATGTCCGTCCAAAGCTTGGTAGGGCGTCTATTTATACTTCTGGCCGCTTTAATCGGAGGGGCTGGCGCTGGGGCAGCCACAGGAGCGGTTTTAGGATTTCTTCCCAGCCTGACTTCCTTAACTGCACCAGCCTTGGCCGGGTTGCTGGCCCTGGTTGGTTTGACGGCAGGAGCTTTTTATAATCTAGGTAAGTTAGGAGTAGTGGGGGGCTTTATTTTAGCCCATCTTTTGCTTTCCAGTTATTTCTTGGGAGCGGAAGGGGCTAATCTAGCCTTAAAAGAAAGTGGGCTGGTAGCTTTGGTTGTTCTTCTCCTGCCAGGAAGTTTTCTAAAAGGCTTAACTGCTTGCATAACCAATGTGAATAACGGGAATATCAGAAGGGAGAATTTTGTTATCCCTAAACGTTGGGGGCAGGTAGCCGCTGCCCTTAAACGCTTGGGGGAGAGTTTGGAAGCCGGGGGGAACAATGGTACTACCAGCCTGAACATAGCTTTAAGGCAAATAGATCGCCTTGTTTGCCACGGATGTCCTGCCCACAAAGTATGCTGGGAGCTGGAAGGGGACAAGCTGAGGGAAGTTTTGAAGGGGTTGCTAAAAAAAGGAGGACCCCTTTTAGTCTCTGAGCTACCAGAGTGGCTTAAAAGTAGATGCGGTAAAGCTCGGGAACTGGCACAAGCTTTAGCTGCCCAGCCCTGGGGCTGTGCATCGGATAAGGTCGCTTCTCCCTTAGGTCTCCTATTAGGTGCCCAATTTCAAGCTCTAGCCCGCCTTTTGGAGGAAATGGTAAGCGAAGCCTCGGCTACAGATGAGGAAGAGTTAGATCCTTATTTTACCTTGGAGATAGGATATGCCTCTTGTGCCCGGGACCAAGACTTCACCTGTGGAGATTCTTTTCTTTCGACACCTTTAGGTCGAGGTAAATACTTATTGGTGTTAAGCGATGGTATGGGTGCTGGCTGCGAGGCTCGGAAGGAGAGCCGTACGGCTGTGGAGCTTCTGAAAGATTTGTTGGTAGCCGGCTTTCCACGGGAGTTAGCCTTACGTCTGGTGAATCTGGTCCTTTTGTTACGCTCCCCATTGGAGAGCTTTGCCACTTTAGATGTAGCTGTGCTGGATTTAATCCAGGGGCGGGGCATGTTTACCAAGCTAGGGGCTTGCCCTACTTTTCTGTTGCGGGATACCCAGGTTTTAACTATAAAGCCGCAATCCCTACCGGTAGGTATTTTAGAAGATATTCCGGTAGAGGTAGTGGAGGAAGAATTACAGCCAGGGGATATATTAGTGATGGTGAGCGATGGTGTGCTGGAGGCCCACCGCGATTTGTCGGAAAAGGATAAATGGTTGGTAGCGGCCTTAAGACGGGTATCAGAGTGCCATCCCCAGGAATTAGCTGAGCGTCTGTTAAAGCAAGCTGTAGCCCTGGCTGGGGGTCACCCGGTTGATGATATGAGCGTGGCTGTAGCTCGGATACAGGTGTCCTAG
- a CDS encoding TetR/AcrR family transcriptional regulator: MRRYAAYQAGGESQIKQKIFAAARRLFVEKGYHNTSIPDIVTEAGVSIGALYHYFESKEALAKAIHIHAVQEFLQRFHRQVKSKHTTRERIQAFVEMMFSWTEEDPVMVEYLLYARPKEVLDRAMSICSEEGLQAVKEIMIEGMRRGEVKQVDIMLLVAPVSGTIIRLIELKLDGLLSYPLTEVAETAAQIIWEAVRA, from the coding sequence ATGCGACGTTATGCTGCTTACCAGGCGGGAGGAGAAAGCCAAATCAAACAGAAAATTTTTGCTGCCGCCCGCCGTCTCTTTGTAGAGAAGGGCTATCATAACACTAGCATTCCTGATATCGTAACTGAAGCCGGGGTAAGCATAGGCGCCCTTTATCACTATTTCGAAAGCAAGGAAGCGCTGGCCAAAGCTATCCATATCCATGCTGTCCAAGAATTCCTCCAGCGCTTTCATCGCCAGGTAAAAAGCAAGCACACCACCCGCGAAAGGATCCAGGCTTTCGTAGAAATGATGTTTTCCTGGACAGAAGAGGACCCAGTCATGGTGGAGTATCTTCTTTATGCCCGGCCCAAAGAGGTTTTAGATCGGGCGATGTCTATATGTTCTGAAGAAGGCTTACAAGCCGTAAAAGAAATAATGATAGAAGGGATGCGCCGGGGCGAAGTAAAACAGGTAGATATTATGCTATTAGTAGCCCCTGTTTCTGGTACTATAATCCGCCTTATCGAACTTAAGTTAGATGGTCTTTTGTCTTATCCCCTTACAGAAGTAGCAGAGACAGCCGCCCAGATCATATGGGAGGCTGTTCGAGCTTAA